The Solibacillus sp. FSL R7-0668 genome includes the window CGTCCTGTCTGTAGCATTGACTTTCAGCTTTCATCTGAGGATAAAACGAAGCTGGGTGCGCCACTGCTCCAGGACCTTTTGCTGTGAGCGTAGGTTGCTGTTCTTCATCTACAGTAGGTTTATATAGAGCATTCCTTCCTTGATTAAAAGCCGCCCTATCAATACCGTAACAAGGCTGAGTCACAACAGGGGCATCCTTATAATCTCTCGACAATAGAGTAGGTGCTTTATCTTCTTCAACCTGTGCATAGGCTCCGGTAGTCATGGCATAGGCAACAGCATGACGATCAGCGGTATTAAGCGTAAAAGAAACATCTTCATCTATACCGCTTCCTTGGGGACCGTTTTTATCCTCTCTTCCAATCATCGAGCCTTGCAGAGCAACCACTGCAATACCACCTTGATTACATCCCGGATTTCCCCCATTGGCATCAATGGTCCGAGAAGTATCCGCTTCATATATACCGCTATGCGGATTGCTAGACTGCATGGAATTGCTTTTATCAGAACAGATGCCATATGCGGTGGGCACAAAAACAGTCTGATCATTATTGCATCCAAGAGTTGCAGACTTGTCATCCTGTATCAATGCACCCTTGCCACCGCCTTCACAGCCGGAGCGGATTTTTAACGTTTTAGGAGTGCTCATGACAAGGGGGACATTCCCTCCACCAGTTCCCATACGAGAGGTAAGCGTCTGTACTTTATTATCCTCTGAGAGTTTTACACGGCTATCAGTTGGATAGTTTTCTATTACAACAGCTGTTTGATTATCTCCCATGCTTGCACGAAGTGATCCACTTAAATTTTCATCTGTATGACCACCAATACGTGAAACCGCACCTGGTTCAAAGGACATGACTGTACCTGGAACAACAACTGCTCTAAGGGTAGGGGAGCGTTCTTCCTCATATCCTACACTTCTACTCTTGGCACTGTGTTCGGTGCAAAATCCGCTTGACTGCATTACGCAAGGCTGATGGCCATGTTCCTCTGCTCGAAGTGTTGCTGTAATATCCTTCGAAACAGACATCACTCTTCCGCCTTGGTCATTTAGGCAAGTTATGCTATCGCCTGTTTTTCCAGTGCAGTTTTTAGCATTGTCGGCAGTTCTTTGCCACGGGCTGCCGCTCGGCGTAAAATTCCTTGGCATGCCTTCGGACTCAAATAGTATTTCTCCGGCACTTCTGTCTGCAAAATCTGCGACAAGGTAGATTCTACGACGACGTTGGGGGACTCCGAAATATTGCGCATCGATAGTTCGGTAAGCCACACTCCATCCGTCTCCCATATAGATGTCTGCGTAAGGCCATCGTCCTTTTTCAGGTAAAGGCACCGAGGCGTTCGGCTCTTTGACACTGATGACCGTTTCGAGGACTGCCTTGAAGTCTTCTCCTTTATTTGACGAGAATGCGCCGGGGACATTTTCCCAGACTGCGTACCTTGGATATTGTCCATTGGTCTTACACCTCATTTCTTTAATAATTCGGATTGCTTCATAAAAAAGGACGGATTGCTCTCCATCCAGACCGGCTCTTTTACCCGCCACACTCATATCCGTGCAGGGAGAGCCAAAAGTTATGATATCTACAGGTGGAAGCTCCGCACCATTCAATTTGTTTATATCCCCATAATGCTTCATCTGAGGGATGCGTTTAGTCGTAACCCGTATAGGAAACGGCTCAATTTCAGATGCCCATAACGGTTCGATGCCACAAAGCAAACCACCTAAAGGAAAACCACCACTGCCATCAAAGAGGGAACCAAGTGTCAATTTACTCATCCTCATTCACCTCCGGTAGGTCACAATATCTGAATTTCGAACCATCTCTTAAAAGAAACACACCATCAGAATTTCCGACTTGCTCAATATACCTTTTCACGATGACATCGCAGTACTTTTCATCCAGTTCAATGGTGTAACAAATTCTATCTGTCTGCTCACAGGCAATCAGTGTACTTCCTGAACCTCCAAAGGGATCAAGCACAATACAGTTACTAAGGCTCGAATTCATAATGGGGTATGCCAC containing:
- a CDS encoding DNA cytosine methyltransferase, whose product is MSKLTLGSLFDGSGGFPLGGLLCGIEPLWASEIEPFPIRVTTKRIPQMKHYGDINKLNGAELPPVDIITFGSPCTDMSVAGKRAGLDGEQSVLFYEAIRIIKEMRCKTNGQYPRYAVWENVPGAFSSNKGEDFKAVLETVISVKEPNASVPLPEKGRWPYADIYMGDGWSVAYRTIDAQYFGVPQRRRRIYLVADFADRSAGEILFESEGMPRNFTPSGSPWQRTADNAKNCTGKTGDSITCLNDQGGRVMSVSKDITATLRAEEHGHQPCVMQSSGFCTEHSAKSRSVGYEEERSPTLRAVVVPGTVMSFEPGAVSRIGGHTDENLSGSLRASMGDNQTAVVIENYPTDSRVKLSEDNKVQTLTSRMGTGGGNVPLVMSTPKTLKIRSGCEGGGKGALIQDDKSATLGCNNDQTVFVPTAYGICSDKSNSMQSSNPHSGIYEADTSRTIDANGGNPGCNQGGIAVVALQGSMIGREDKNGPQGSGIDEDVSFTLNTADRHAVAYAMTTGAYAQVEEDKAPTLLSRDYKDAPVVTQPCYGIDRAAFNQGRNALYKPTVDEEQQPTLTAKGPGAVAHPASFYPQMKAESQCYRQDGTSNTIINGTNPGYQNGLVEPDYIVRRLTPTECARLQGFPDDWCDDLGTENPKEDEISFWTQVWETHRKIIGKSKRPKTRNKIIKWLNNPHSDAAEYKMWGNGVALPCVCFVLTGIVLSTQNTAD